One genomic window of Campylobacter curvus includes the following:
- a CDS encoding tetrahydrodipicolinate N-succinyltransferase N-terminal domain-containing protein gives MSKINIETKEQFKDFCEQIRAQKGYKDPLAFGIARVDLGQLNEDKILQASYAVVNFKESFLSAAALVWALKECGVEVDFNASEFVARFDAKVAKKAWKLFGVFKDEISQHKNVQVVNAVRHALEDEKNEGKFRVVFIYEDTKPLSAEAVYLKLYLLSLQKAPLRSLCLEGAFAALPNVAWGADGKPIELEWLRVNEIELKMNGRYPAIMSVDKFPRFLSHIIPAENTRILDTAKVRMGASIAAGTTVMPGAAYVNFNAGTTGSVMIEGRVSSSVVVGEGSDVGGGASILGVLSGTNGNPVSIGKHCLLGANSVTGIPLGDKCIVDAGIAVLEGTKVFISQAEQGKLAAINPNFKFDREIYKGLELAGLNGLHFRQNSQTGQITASASKRAIKLNEALH, from the coding sequence ATGTCAAAGATAAATATCGAAACTAAAGAGCAGTTCAAGGATTTTTGCGAGCAGATACGCGCACAAAAGGGCTATAAAGATCCGCTGGCGTTTGGCATCGCGCGAGTAGATCTTGGGCAGCTAAATGAAGACAAAATTTTGCAAGCCAGCTACGCCGTGGTAAATTTCAAAGAGAGCTTCCTCTCGGCTGCCGCGCTTGTTTGGGCGTTAAAAGAGTGTGGCGTCGAGGTTGATTTTAACGCTAGCGAGTTCGTTGCGAGGTTTGATGCGAAGGTCGCTAAAAAGGCTTGGAAGCTTTTTGGAGTGTTTAAAGATGAAATTTCACAGCATAAAAACGTTCAGGTCGTAAATGCAGTGCGTCACGCGCTGGAAGATGAGAAAAACGAGGGCAAATTCCGCGTCGTTTTTATCTACGAGGATACAAAGCCGCTCAGCGCCGAGGCTGTTTATCTGAAGCTTTATTTGCTTAGCTTGCAAAAAGCGCCGCTTCGCTCCCTTTGTCTGGAGGGGGCTTTTGCAGCGTTGCCAAACGTGGCTTGGGGCGCTGATGGCAAGCCTATCGAGCTTGAGTGGCTACGCGTGAACGAGATAGAGCTAAAGATGAACGGCCGCTATCCGGCGATAATGAGCGTAGATAAATTCCCGCGCTTTTTAAGTCACATCATACCGGCCGAAAATACGCGCATCCTAGATACCGCTAAGGTGCGCATGGGTGCTTCGATAGCGGCCGGAACGACCGTCATGCCGGGCGCTGCGTATGTGAATTTCAACGCAGGCACCACCGGTAGCGTGATGATAGAGGGTCGCGTCAGTAGTTCCGTGGTCGTGGGCGAGGGCAGCGACGTGGGCGGCGGTGCGAGCATCCTTGGTGTGCTTAGTGGCACGAACGGCAACCCCGTCAGCATCGGCAAGCACTGCTTGCTGGGTGCAAACTCGGTCACCGGCATACCACTAGGCGATAAATGCATAGTAGATGCGGGCATAGCGGTGCTTGAGGGCACGAAGGTCTTTATCAGCCAGGCGGAGCAGGGCAAGCTAGCCGCGATAAATCCAAATTTTAAATTTGATCGTGAAATTTACAAAGGGCTCGAGCTTGCGGGGCTAAACGGGCTGCATTTTCGCCAAAACAGCCAGACGGGCCAGATCACGGCAAGTGCTAGCAAACGCGCGATAAAGCTGAATGAGGCTTTGCATTAG
- a CDS encoding Mrp/NBP35 family ATP-binding protein — MLSKEQIMERLKGVVYPGFEKDIVSFGFVKNVQAGEPIKIYVEIVSSNPDIANELKADISRVLGGAAAEINIIQPKMPQEKSNSQSGKNIAPQIKNFVMVSSGKGGVGKSTTTLNLAISMAKLGKKVGLLDADIYGPNIPRMLGELNTQPQVMGNKLKPILSHGIEMMSMGVLMEEGASLIWRGSMIMKAIEQLLKDVLWSELDVLFLDMPPGTGDAQLTLAQSVPVTAGVCVTTPQVVALDDSRRGLDMFEKLHIPIAGIVENMSGFICPDNGKEYDIFGKGTTEELAKIYKTKILAQIPIEPAVRIGGDSGKPVSFYEPNSVTAKRYEQAARELWDAIETINNEGGADNSAIQPVNDGKSACSK; from the coding sequence ATGTTAAGTAAAGAACAGATCATGGAGCGCCTAAAGGGCGTAGTTTATCCCGGGTTTGAAAAGGATATAGTAAGCTTTGGCTTCGTTAAAAACGTGCAAGCGGGCGAGCCCATAAAAATATACGTGGAGATCGTCAGCTCAAATCCCGACATAGCAAACGAACTAAAAGCGGATATCTCGCGCGTGCTTGGCGGAGCGGCGGCCGAGATAAACATCATCCAGCCAAAGATGCCTCAAGAGAAGTCGAACTCTCAAAGCGGTAAAAATATCGCGCCGCAGATCAAAAATTTCGTAATGGTAAGCTCCGGCAAAGGCGGCGTGGGTAAAAGCACCACGACGCTAAATTTAGCCATTTCGATGGCGAAGCTTGGTAAGAAAGTAGGCCTGCTTGACGCTGACATCTACGGACCAAATATCCCACGGATGTTAGGAGAGCTCAACACTCAGCCTCAGGTCATGGGGAATAAGCTAAAGCCGATACTCAGCCACGGCATAGAGATGATGAGTATGGGCGTGCTGATGGAGGAGGGTGCTAGCCTCATTTGGCGCGGATCGATGATCATGAAAGCGATCGAGCAACTGCTAAAAGACGTGCTCTGGAGCGAACTGGACGTACTTTTCCTCGATATGCCTCCCGGAACCGGCGATGCGCAGCTCACACTCGCACAAAGTGTGCCGGTGACTGCTGGTGTATGCGTCACAACGCCGCAAGTAGTCGCGCTTGATGACAGCAGACGCGGGCTTGACATGTTTGAAAAACTTCACATCCCGATCGCCGGTATCGTCGAAAACATGAGCGGCTTCATCTGCCCTGATAATGGCAAAGAGTATGACATCTTTGGCAAAGGCACGACCGAGGAGCTGGCTAAAATTTATAAGACTAAAATTTTAGCCCAAATTCCGATCGAGCCGGCGGTGAGGATAGGCGGCGATAGCGGCAAGCCGGTGAGCTTTTACGAGCCAAATTCCGTCACTGCCAAACGCTACGAGCAAGCTGCGCGCGAGCTTTGGGACGCGATAGAGACCATAAATAACGAAGGCGGCGCGGACAACTCCGCTATCCAGCCGGTAAATGACGGTAAGAGCGCGTGCAGTAAGTAA
- the thiC gene encoding phosphomethylpyrimidine synthase ThiC, with product MREEWLDARKNDATPTQMYYAKNGIITPEMRYVADVEGLEAEFVRQRVASGAMIIPANINHKNLVPMAIGIDAKTKVNANIGNSSLASDIEGELEKLRACLKYGADTVMDLSTGGDLDAIREAIIANSSVPVGTVPMYQIIHDVCDLEKLNKDVMLEVIERQAKQGVSYFTIHAGFLLKFMPLISKRKMGIVSRGGSLMASWMMHYHKENPFYEAFDEILDICARYDVALSLGDSLRPGCLYDATDEAQLSELKVLGELTLRAWEKNVQVMVEGPGHIPLNQIEYNVKIEQEWCHNAPFYVLGPLVSDIGAGYDHITSAIGGAIAASHGVAMLCYVTPKEHLGLPNANDVRDGIISHKIAAHAADIARGRVGAIERDHAMSDARYNFDWNKQFELALDPDKARELHDESLPQDVFKEAEFCSMCGPKFCAYKISRKIIKEKDVK from the coding sequence ATGAGAGAAGAGTGGCTTGACGCCCGAAAAAACGATGCGACGCCTACACAGATGTATTACGCCAAAAACGGCATCATAACCCCCGAGATGCGCTATGTCGCGGATGTCGAGGGACTTGAGGCGGAGTTTGTCAGGCAGCGCGTAGCCAGTGGCGCGATGATAATCCCCGCAAATATAAATCATAAAAATTTAGTCCCGATGGCGATCGGCATAGACGCTAAGACGAAAGTAAATGCCAATATCGGCAACTCAAGCCTTGCTAGCGATATCGAGGGTGAGCTTGAAAAGCTTAGAGCTTGTCTGAAATACGGAGCCGACACTGTCATGGATCTAAGCACCGGCGGCGATCTAGACGCCATACGCGAGGCCATCATAGCAAATTCCAGCGTGCCTGTGGGCACCGTGCCGATGTATCAGATCATCCACGATGTGTGCGACCTTGAGAAGCTAAATAAAGATGTGATGCTCGAAGTCATAGAAAGGCAGGCAAAGCAGGGAGTGAGCTACTTCACGATACATGCGGGCTTTTTACTAAAATTTATGCCCCTTATCTCAAAGCGTAAAATGGGTATCGTAAGTCGCGGTGGTAGCTTGATGGCCAGCTGGATGATGCACTATCATAAAGAAAATCCGTTTTACGAAGCCTTTGATGAAATTTTGGATATTTGCGCGAGGTATGACGTCGCACTTTCGCTTGGCGATAGCCTGCGACCTGGCTGCTTGTATGACGCGACTGATGAAGCGCAGCTAAGCGAGCTGAAGGTGCTTGGTGAGCTCACACTTCGTGCGTGGGAGAAAAACGTGCAGGTCATGGTCGAAGGTCCCGGCCACATACCGCTAAATCAAATCGAATACAACGTAAAAATCGAGCAAGAGTGGTGTCATAATGCGCCGTTTTATGTGCTCGGGCCGCTCGTAAGCGACATCGGAGCGGGATACGATCATATCACTTCGGCTATCGGTGGAGCGATCGCGGCCAGCCACGGCGTAGCGATGCTTTGCTACGTGACGCCAAAGGAGCATCTGGGGCTGCCAAACGCAAACGATGTCAGAGACGGCATAATCTCTCATAAGATCGCAGCACACGCAGCTGACATCGCACGCGGCAGAGTAGGAGCCATAGAGCGAGATCACGCGATGAGCGATGCTAGGTATAACTTTGACTGGAACAAGCAGTTTGAGCTCGCACTCGACCCTGATAAAGCTCGTGAGCTTCACGACGAGAGCCTGCCTCAAGACGTGTTTAAAGAGGCGGAATTTTGCTCGATGTGCGGACCGAAATTTTGCGCGTATAAAATTTCAAGAAAAATCATAAAGGAGAAAGATGTTAAGTAA
- a CDS encoding bifunctional 2-C-methyl-D-erythritol 4-phosphate cytidylyltransferase/2-C-methyl-D-erythritol 2,4-cyclodiphosphate synthase — translation MLDISLIMLGAGNSSRFELPVKKQWLRIGSDPLWLAATKNLSEFYTFKDIIVVSKECEYMARFAPHYKFVIGGDTRQQSLKNALILVSSQFVLVSDIARPCITHELFSKIIEGSKQADCVVPALKIADTAYFDDEAIDREKIKLIQTPQLSKTNLLKQALETDTLYTDDSSAMRAVGASVWHVLGDERAHKITTKSDLAKIPCLIPPSNEHFTGTGFDVHEFERGRELWLCGEKIEYEFGLKAHSDGDVALHALTDAILGAAGLGDIGELFPDTDAEFKGISSLLLLQEAYKKVQSVGFELVNADITIMAERPKISKFKRKMEANIAGALNLTPNRINVKATTTEKLGFVGRGEGIAVIASANLKYYDWTK, via the coding sequence TTGCTAGATATCTCTCTTATCATGCTTGGAGCTGGGAATTCCAGCCGTTTTGAGCTGCCGGTAAAAAAGCAATGGCTACGTATCGGCTCCGATCCGCTTTGGCTGGCCGCTACAAAAAATTTGAGTGAATTTTACACGTTCAAAGATATAATCGTCGTGAGCAAAGAGTGCGAATATATGGCTAGGTTCGCCCCTCATTATAAATTTGTGATCGGCGGAGACACACGCCAGCAAAGCCTGAAAAATGCGCTAATTTTAGTCAGCAGCCAGTTCGTGCTAGTTAGCGACATCGCCCGCCCTTGCATCACACACGAGCTTTTTAGCAAGATAATAGAAGGCTCAAAGCAAGCCGACTGCGTAGTCCCGGCGCTAAAAATCGCAGATACCGCGTATTTTGACGACGAAGCGATAGATAGAGAAAAGATAAAGCTCATCCAAACGCCGCAGCTTTCAAAGACGAATTTGCTAAAACAAGCGCTTGAGACCGATACTCTTTACACCGACGACAGCTCCGCGATGAGAGCTGTGGGTGCTAGCGTATGGCACGTGCTTGGCGATGAGAGAGCGCACAAGATCACGACTAAAAGCGACCTCGCCAAGATCCCCTGTCTGATCCCTCCTTCAAACGAGCATTTCACGGGCACCGGCTTTGACGTGCATGAATTTGAGCGTGGACGCGAGCTGTGGCTTTGCGGAGAAAAGATCGAATATGAATTTGGCCTCAAGGCTCACAGCGATGGCGATGTAGCGCTTCATGCGCTAACGGACGCGATATTAGGAGCTGCCGGGCTTGGCGATATAGGCGAGCTCTTTCCTGATACAGATGCCGAATTTAAGGGCATAAGCTCGCTGCTTTTACTGCAAGAGGCCTATAAAAAGGTGCAAAGCGTGGGCTTTGAGCTGGTAAATGCCGATATCACGATCATGGCTGAGCGCCCTAAAATTTCAAAATTCAAGCGTAAAATGGAGGCAAATATCGCGGGTGCGCTAAATTTGACGCCAAACCGCATAAACGTAAAAGCTACCACGACAGAAAAGCTTGGCTTTGTAGGACGCGGCGAGGGCATAGCCGTGATAGCAAGTGCAAATTTGAAATACTATGATTGGACAAAATGA
- a CDS encoding response regulator encodes MKILIVENEIYLAGSMATKLADLGHECEIAKSAKEALKDEEFDVVLLSTTLPGQDFYPIIEKFKSSIIILLIAYISNDTVLKPIQAGADDYIQKPFMIEELVRKMNHFEEHRRLQGMLRNYESYVDYSLRNLKIDEFEPKKVKFPLLIRTSKIAYADKFVHNYMKMTKIPFIFLPATKLAQIEKILRQNHDDYVYISSFQLLKQDERDKILSLVYKRKVIISTSDFEQKVSFETLDISNGENLFSIDEIVTIDDYIKYVIMNYQDRFPDTELSKKLGISRKSLWEKRKKYDILKKK; translated from the coding sequence ATGAAAATTTTAATAGTTGAAAACGAGATATATTTGGCGGGCTCGATGGCTACGAAGCTCGCTGATCTGGGGCATGAGTGCGAGATAGCAAAGAGTGCGAAGGAGGCCTTGAAGGACGAAGAGTTTGATGTAGTGTTACTTTCTACCACACTCCCCGGACAGGATTTTTACCCGATAATAGAAAAATTTAAAAGCTCGATCATCATCTTGCTGATCGCATACATTAGCAACGACACCGTGCTAAAACCCATCCAAGCGGGTGCTGACGACTACATACAAAAGCCGTTCATGATAGAAGAGCTCGTGCGTAAGATGAATCATTTCGAGGAGCACAGACGCTTGCAAGGTATGCTGCGAAACTACGAGAGCTATGTTGATTATAGTTTGAGGAATTTAAAGATAGACGAATTCGAGCCAAAAAAGGTGAAATTCCCGCTTTTAATACGCACCTCAAAGATCGCCTACGCCGATAAATTCGTTCATAATTACATGAAAATGACAAAAATTCCGTTTATATTTTTGCCCGCGACCAAGCTGGCTCAAATAGAAAAAATTTTAAGACAAAATCACGATGACTATGTATATATCTCGAGCTTTCAGCTGCTAAAACAAGACGAAAGGGATAAAATTTTATCGCTCGTGTATAAGCGCAAGGTGATAATCTCGACTAGCGACTTCGAGCAAAAGGTGTCATTTGAAACGCTTGATATCTCAAACGGCGAAAATCTTTTTAGCATCGACGAGATCGTCACGATCGATGATTATATAAAATACGTCATCATGAACTACCAAGATAGATTTCCCGATACCGAGCTATCCAAAAAACTAGGAATTTCACGCAAATCACTTTGGGAAAAGAGAAAAAAATATGACATCCTCAAGAAAAAATAA
- a CDS encoding sulfate adenylyltransferase — protein MTSSRKNKSIIINTEVFGTLELIKNQVISNFSALMDDEQIRLANESGYFEGEPMPYSFGFAPPSEINQHTIKQLSAGERVNLVLEGRDVGHIDVDKIFKLDKFTREKNIFLANESANGRQLQLGEYAISGEFEIYDESIKDAKFRLKNVIKEINAKKITSVFLTADPFNRAHERLIRMTVDKADLVIVFLVRTLQENHIDYAIRKRVLEFFNQNYLPEKRVFVFPLENTTLFSSHTNPTLECIAARSFGANKLVIGQNHAGIGMFYDHNEAHTILDRYKNELEIEIIVLPELVYCNQCRTLVSTKTCPHGQHHHIKYHPDIIKELLFKGIMPPAILVRPEISAFVLSELFPNRFKDVQKLCDDLFVNSGLLEKRTDRDFYEELMKLYQTSSMT, from the coding sequence ATGACATCCTCAAGAAAAAATAAATCCATCATCATAAACACCGAAGTATTTGGCACGCTGGAACTCATAAAAAATCAAGTCATCTCAAATTTCAGCGCCCTTATGGACGACGAGCAGATAAGACTGGCCAACGAAAGCGGCTATTTCGAGGGCGAGCCGATGCCCTACTCCTTTGGCTTCGCACCGCCAAGCGAGATAAATCAGCACACGATAAAGCAGCTAAGTGCGGGCGAACGCGTAAATTTAGTGCTTGAGGGCAGAGACGTCGGACACATCGACGTGGATAAAATTTTCAAGCTTGATAAATTTACACGTGAGAAAAATATATTTTTAGCCAATGAATCAGCCAACGGGCGACAACTGCAGCTAGGTGAATACGCGATCAGCGGTGAGTTTGAAATTTATGACGAGAGCATAAAAGACGCAAAATTCAGGCTAAAAAACGTCATAAAAGAGATAAACGCCAAAAAGATAACGTCGGTGTTTTTGACCGCCGACCCGTTTAACCGCGCGCACGAGAGGCTCATTCGCATGACGGTCGATAAAGCTGACCTCGTAATCGTATTTCTAGTGAGGACGCTGCAAGAAAACCATATAGACTACGCCATCAGAAAGCGGGTGCTGGAATTTTTCAACCAAAACTACCTACCAGAAAAGCGCGTATTCGTCTTTCCCCTTGAAAATACGACGCTTTTTAGCTCGCATACAAATCCTACGCTCGAGTGCATCGCTGCGCGCTCATTTGGTGCAAACAAGCTAGTCATCGGACAAAATCATGCCGGCATCGGTATGTTTTACGACCACAACGAGGCGCACACGATCCTTGATCGATACAAAAACGAGCTGGAGATAGAGATCATAGTCTTACCCGAGCTAGTTTATTGCAACCAGTGCCGCACACTCGTAAGCACGAAGACTTGCCCTCACGGACAACATCACCACATCAAATATCATCCGGACATCATCAAAGAGCTGCTTTTTAAGGGTATCATGCCGCCAGCTATCCTCGTGCGGCCTGAAATTTCGGCATTCGTCTTAAGCGAGCTCTTTCCAAACCGCTTCAAGGACGTGCAAAAGCTCTGCGACGATCTGTTCGTGAATTCGGGGCTATTAGAAAAACGCACCGACCGCGATTTTTACGAAGAGCTGATGAAGCTTTATCAAACCTCGTCGATGACATAA
- a CDS encoding phosphatidylglycerophosphatase A family protein produces the protein MQKLFLTFFGFGLLPKAPGTWGSIAGTVVAAAILWAFSPTTLFLASILLFLISISIIDRYEAQIGIHDSSHIVIDEVAGVWLAVAISGGTISQILLSFAFFRLLDIKKPSVIGRVDKNVKGGLGVMGDDMIAGFFAGLMSAIVYGACLKLGINLP, from the coding sequence ATGCAAAAGCTATTTTTGACATTTTTTGGCTTCGGACTACTGCCAAAAGCCCCCGGTACTTGGGGCTCTATCGCCGGCACAGTAGTAGCGGCGGCGATACTTTGGGCATTCTCGCCGACTACACTTTTTCTAGCAAGTATTTTACTTTTTTTGATCAGTATAAGCATCATAGATAGATATGAAGCGCAAATCGGTATCCACGACAGCTCGCACATCGTGATCGACGAAGTAGCCGGCGTCTGGCTCGCAGTAGCCATAAGCGGCGGTACGATCTCGCAAATTTTACTATCGTTCGCCTTTTTTAGGCTCCTAGACATCAAAAAACCATCCGTCATCGGCCGCGTGGATAAAAATGTAAAAGGCGGACTTGGCGTCATGGGCGATGATATGATAGCGGGATTTTTCGCGGGGTTGATGAGTGCGATAGTTTATGGCGCCTGCCTAAAACTCGGGATAAATTTGCCTTAA